In Micromonospora cremea, the genomic window GCCGGTCCAGGACCTCAGCGACACTCGCGCCGGACACCCCGTGCACCCGCAGCTCCACGACGCCGCCGGTCATCTCCGGCCGGCTCAACCGCGCTGATCCATCCGACATCGCCCCCCGACGCGCTCGGCAGCCCTGGCCGCGCGATCTCGCGCAGGACGGCCATCCCCATGACAGACCGGCGTCTACCCCACCCAGACCGACCCAACCGTGGCAACAGCGGACGTGCTGCCGCTCACCGACGACCTATCTGAGGCGAGCGGCCTCTACACGGGGCGGCGCGGGCCGTCCGGTTTCCCGCCGGTCCTGCGGCGTCGGCGGTCAGGATTGATCCGGTGATGGTGGGGTAGGTGCCGCCATGGTCGACGCCGATCGGCATGAAGGTGATGGGAGTGCGCCGACCCGCGCCGACGACACCGACCACCCCGGCCTGGCGGCGGCCGCTGCCAGGCTTCGCGACCGTGCGGTGGTCGCTCTGCGGGACCGGCTGCGTCGGGTACGCGCCATCGGCGGCCTCGCTGTGCAGGCGGGCCTGGCCGCAGCGCTGTCCTGGCTGGTGGTCAAGGAGGTGCTGCACATCTCGCAGCCGGTGTTCGCGCCGATCTCCGCGGTGTCGACCCTCGCCGCATCGGTTGGCCAACGCCTGCGCCGTACCGTCGAGCTGATCATCGGCGTCACGGTCGGGGTGCTGATCGGCGACCTGCTGCTTCAGGTGACCGGCACCGGCTGGTGGCAACTCGCCCTGATCGTCGTGCTGGCGATCGTCGTCGCGTTGTTTCTCGCCGGGAGCGCGGCGGTGGTGATCCAGGCCGGGGCGACAGCGGTGCTCATCGCCACGCTCAGTCCGTCCGTGCGTGACCTGGAGATCCCACGGTTCGTGGACGCCCTCGTCGGGGGAGCGGTGGCGCTTCTGGTCACCGCCGTACTGCTGCCGCTGAATCCGCTGCGGGTGCTCAATCGGGCCGCGCGGCCGGCGTTGGATCTCCTGAGTGCCCAGCTCGATGCCACCGCTGGCGCGTTGGCCAGGCATGATCCCGCTCCGGCACGTGCCGCCATGGCCGAGCTGCGGCAGAACAAGGACGAGCTGAAGGCACTCGTCGAGGCGACCCAGGGCGCACGGGAGGCCAGCACCCTGTCGCCGGTGCACTGGCACGAACGGCACGGGCCGGTGGGCCGGTACGCGCAGGCGGCGGAGCCGATCGACCGGGCGATGCGCAACAGCGGGACGTTGATCCGCCGGTCGGTGAGCCTGATCGAGGACGGCGAGCCGATACCGGAGCCGATGCCCAGGGCGGTCACCGACCTGGCCGAGGCGGTCCGGCTGCTGAAGCGGCAGTTCGCTGCCGGCGACGAACCCAAGCGGGCGCGGGAGCAGGCGTTGCGGGCGGTCTGCGCGGCCGGCGACGCCTACCGGGAGGGGGTCGGCTTCTCCGGCGCGGTCGTCGTCGCGCAGGTCCGCACGACCGTCAGTGACCTGCTGGTGGCCACCGGACTGACCCAGGAGCTCGCGAACCGCGTGGTCCGACGCGCCTTCGGTGAGCTGAGGCCGCCCGCTGGTGCTCGTGGCTGAGCAGGGGTTGCCCAGCCGGATGGCGCAGCATCTCCGACCGATGGCATCACTGTGAGCCGAGAGGGTTGCACGCTGAGCCAAAGTGGTGCCATGATGGTGCCATGGACCTGAGGCCGTACGTCGAGAACCTGCGTAACGAGTTCGCCGTCGCCGCGGAGGGGGTTGACCCGGACGCTCGGGCGCTGGCCGAGCGGCTCTTCACCCAACTGGAGGCGGCGACCCGCCTCACGCTGCTCGAGGCGCTGTCCGACGCGGCCGAAGAGATCACCCGCGAGCTAGCGCCCGGGTCTGTGCACGTCCGGCTGCGCGGTCGCGAGCCTGACTTCGTGGTGGCGCCGGCCAACCCGCCGGCCGACAGCGTTGGCGAGCAGATCCCCGCGCCCACGCTGCCGGCGCCGGTGCTCGCACCGGGCGGCGACGACGGCGGCACCTCGCGGATCAACCTCCGGCTTCCCGACCAGTTGAAAGCCAGCATCGAGGAAGCTGCTGGCCGGGCCGGACTGTCGGTCAACGCCTGGCTCGTGCGTGCGGTCGCCGGCGCCATCGGGGCTGGCGAGCCGGACCGTCGCCCGGCCCGCCGGACGGAGCCGCGCTCCGGCCAGCACTTCACCGGCTGGGCGCGCTGACCGCGTACCCCCTCGTTCTTCCCGCCGCTCACCTGCAGCGCTGCCCGCTGCCCACATTCCGGGAGACCACCATGCCTGTTTTCGATACGCCAGAGCCCATCTCCGTCCAGATCGAGCTGCCCGTCGGGGACGCGTGGATCGCCGCGACCGACCGCACCGACACTGTCGTTCAGGTGCGGCCCCGTGACCCGTCGAGCAAGGCCGACATGAGCGCCGCCGAGCAGACCACCGTCGAGTACGCCGCCGGCCAACTGATGATCAGAGCGCCGAAGAGTTGGCGTCGCTACGGCTTCGGCCCCGGACCCTCGGTCGACGTCCTGATCGAGGTGCCGACCGGGTCGCGGTTGCACGCCAAGGCATCCTGGGCGGCGTTCCGCTGCGAGGGGCGGCTCGGCGAGTGTCACGTCAGGACCGGAGGTGCGATCCGGCTCGACCGGACCGGGCCGCTGGACATCGACTCCAGCCACGGCGAAATCGTTGTGGAGCACGTCGCCGGATCAGCCCGGGTGAAGGCGTCCTCCGGCAAGGTACGCATCGGCGCGGTCGACGGCCTCGCCGAGATCAAGAACTCCTCCGGCGACTGTTGGATCGGCCAGAGCAACGGCGACGTCCGGGTCAACACCGCCTACGGCGACGTCACCGTCGACGAGCCGATGGCCTCGGTGACGGCACGCACGGCCTACGGCAACGTCCGGCTGGGCGAGGTCGTACGAGGGTCGATCGAGTTGCAGACCTCCTACGGAGCCATCGAGGTCGGCGTCCGCCGCGGGACCGCCGCCTGGCTCGACGTCAGCTCCCGCCATGGCCGGGTGCACAACGCGCTCGACACGACCGACAGCCCGGCCCAGACCGACGACACGGTCGAGGTCCGGGCGAGCACCGACTACGGCGACATCATGATCCGCCGCGCCTGATGAACGATGCCCGGCGGCCCCCCCGTCCAGGAATAGAGGAGACCATGGCCAGCCCTTCCCGACCCGCGATAGTCGCCACCGGCCTGCGCAAGTCCTACGGCGACAAGGTCGTGCTCGACGGCATCGATCTGGAGATCGCCGAAGGAACGATCTTCGCGCTGCTCGGCCCCAACGGAGCCGGTAAGACCACCACTGTGCAGATCCTGTCCACCCTGATCAGTGCCGACGGCGGCGACGCCCTCGTCGGCGGCCACGACCTGATCCGGGAGCCCGACGCGGTACGCGCACTGATCGGTGTCACCGGCCAGTTCTCGGCCGTCGACAACCTGCTCACCGGCCGGGAGAACCTGAGCCTGATGGCCGACCTGCGCCACCTCGGCAGGGCGGCAGGCCGACGACGCGTCGTCGAGCTGCTGGAAACGTTCGACCTGACGGAGGCGGCGGACAAGCCGGTGGCGACGTACTCCGGCGGTATGCGCCGCCGGCTCGACCTCGCGATGACCCTGGTCGGGGACCCGCGCGTCATCTTCCTCGACGAGCCGACGACCGGCCTCGACCCGCGCAGCCGCCGGGCGATGTGGCAGATCATCCGTGATCTCGTCGCCGATGGCGTCACCATCCTCCTGACCACTCAATACCTCGAAGAGGCCGATCAACTCGCCAGCCGGATCGCCTTCCTCGACCACGGCCGCCTGATCGCCGAGGGCAGCCCGCACGAGCTGAAACGGCTCATTCCCGGGGGTCACGTCGTGTTGCAGTTCGCCGACCACGCGGGGCTCGACTCCGCCGCCGGCCTGCTGGCGGCGGGTACCCGGGACGACGCGGCGCTGACCCTGCAGGTCCCGAGCGACGGCGGGGTCGGGTCGCTGCGATCCCTGCTCGACCAGCTCGACCGCGCCTCGGTGAGCGTGGCCGGTCTCACCGTGCACGGCCCGGACCTGGACGACGTCTTCCTCACCCTGACCGGCCGACCCGACAACGAAAGGGCCATGGCGCGATGAGCACCCTCACCCTCGCTGCCCGCGATTCGAGCACGATGCTGCGGCGCAACATCCTGCACATGCGGCGCTATCCGTCGATGACGCTCCTGCTCATCGGCATGCCGGTCATCCTCCTGCTGCTCTTCGTCTACGTCTTCGGTGGCACGCTCGGCGCCGGCCTCGGACCGACCGGCGACCGGGCCGAGTACGCCAACTACGTCACCCCCGGCATCCTGCTCATCGCCGTGGTCAGCGGCGCGCAGGGCACCGCCATCTCGGTTGCCATGGACATGACCGAGGGCATCATCGCCCGGTTCCGCACCATGGCGATCTTCCGACCGTCGGTCCTCACCGGCCACGTGCTGGGCAGCCTGCTCCAGACGCTGCTCAGTCTCGCGGTCGTGACCGGTGTGGCACTGCTCGTCGGCTTCCGGCCGACCGCCAGTCCGGTCGAGTGGCTCGCTGCGATCGGCGTCATCGCCATGATCACTCTCGCGCTCACCTGGCTGTCGGTCGCTCTCGGACTGATCAGCGAGAGTGTCGAGACGGCCAGCAACCTGCCCATGCCGCTGGTGCTGCTGCCGTTCCTCGGAAGCGGGTTCGTCCCCACCGATTCGATGCCGACGGCGGTGCGGTTGTTCGCCGACTACCAGCCCTTCACGCCCGTCATGGAGACCCTCCGCGGCCTGCTGCTCGGCACCGGAATCGGCAGCAACGCCATCCTCGCGGTGGCCTGGTGCGCCGTCACCACCGTGGTCTGCTTCTTCTGGGCCAGGGCGCTGTACAACCGCAACCCCGCCCGCTGATCGCAACCCCGCCCGCTGATCGCAGCGCCGATCGCGGTCG contains:
- a CDS encoding ABC transporter permease, which codes for MSTLTLAARDSSTMLRRNILHMRRYPSMTLLLIGMPVILLLLFVYVFGGTLGAGLGPTGDRAEYANYVTPGILLIAVVSGAQGTAISVAMDMTEGIIARFRTMAIFRPSVLTGHVLGSLLQTLLSLAVVTGVALLVGFRPTASPVEWLAAIGVIAMITLALTWLSVALGLISESVETASNLPMPLVLLPFLGSGFVPTDSMPTAVRLFADYQPFTPVMETLRGLLLGTGIGSNAILAVAWCAVTTVVCFFWARALYNRNPAR
- a CDS encoding ATP-binding cassette domain-containing protein, giving the protein MASPSRPAIVATGLRKSYGDKVVLDGIDLEIAEGTIFALLGPNGAGKTTTVQILSTLISADGGDALVGGHDLIREPDAVRALIGVTGQFSAVDNLLTGRENLSLMADLRHLGRAAGRRRVVELLETFDLTEAADKPVATYSGGMRRRLDLAMTLVGDPRVIFLDEPTTGLDPRSRRAMWQIIRDLVADGVTILLTTQYLEEADQLASRIAFLDHGRLIAEGSPHELKRLIPGGHVVLQFADHAGLDSAAGLLAAGTRDDAALTLQVPSDGGVGSLRSLLDQLDRASVSVAGLTVHGPDLDDVFLTLTGRPDNERAMAR
- a CDS encoding DUF4097 family beta strand repeat-containing protein — encoded protein: MPVFDTPEPISVQIELPVGDAWIAATDRTDTVVQVRPRDPSSKADMSAAEQTTVEYAAGQLMIRAPKSWRRYGFGPGPSVDVLIEVPTGSRLHAKASWAAFRCEGRLGECHVRTGGAIRLDRTGPLDIDSSHGEIVVEHVAGSARVKASSGKVRIGAVDGLAEIKNSSGDCWIGQSNGDVRVNTAYGDVTVDEPMASVTARTAYGNVRLGEVVRGSIELQTSYGAIEVGVRRGTAAWLDVSSRHGRVHNALDTTDSPAQTDDTVEVRASTDYGDIMIRRA
- a CDS encoding FUSC family protein, translated to MVDADRHEGDGSAPTRADDTDHPGLAAAAARLRDRAVVALRDRLRRVRAIGGLAVQAGLAAALSWLVVKEVLHISQPVFAPISAVSTLAASVGQRLRRTVELIIGVTVGVLIGDLLLQVTGTGWWQLALIVVLAIVVALFLAGSAAVVIQAGATAVLIATLSPSVRDLEIPRFVDALVGGAVALLVTAVLLPLNPLRVLNRAARPALDLLSAQLDATAGALARHDPAPARAAMAELRQNKDELKALVEATQGAREASTLSPVHWHERHGPVGRYAQAAEPIDRAMRNSGTLIRRSVSLIEDGEPIPEPMPRAVTDLAEAVRLLKRQFAAGDEPKRAREQALRAVCAAGDAYREGVGFSGAVVVAQVRTTVSDLLVATGLTQELANRVVRRAFGELRPPAGARG